The proteins below come from a single Mesobacillus jeotgali genomic window:
- a CDS encoding UDP-N-acetylmuramoyl-tripeptide--D-alanyl-D-alanine ligase, which translates to MIQKTLTQIAEMAGGLNDVSQFADVIVKGVSIDTRKIEPGNLFVPFKGARTDGHNFVADVIQNGGASAALWQKGVPNPPEDLPVIIVEDTTTALQELARNYRNSLDIKVVGITGSNGKTTTKDMTANLLAQKYKVQKTEGNFNNHLGLPLTLLRLREDTEVAVLEMGMSSKGEIEFLTKMGRPDAVIITNIGESHLLDLGSREAIADAKLEIIEGLQENGLIIFHGDEPLLQERLQDYKGNGVLKTFGASQDNDLYPVKIEPMENGNKFTTNLGNETFYLPVLGNHNILNALAAMLAAEFLGVPFEKMNDGFASLKLTHMRMELSEGAHGEKIINDAYNASPTSMKAAIDLVANLSGYSRKILVLGDMLELGPMEEEYHYKVGSSLDAEKVDYVFTYGKLSESIARGAKEVLGEDRAFAFQDKQQLSDKLKKYVTGETIVLVKASRGMALEEVVQSLQ; encoded by the coding sequence ATGATCCAAAAAACATTAACACAAATCGCTGAAATGGCAGGCGGATTGAATGATGTAAGCCAGTTTGCAGATGTCATCGTCAAAGGCGTTTCAATCGACACTCGCAAAATAGAGCCTGGAAATTTGTTCGTTCCTTTTAAAGGAGCACGGACAGATGGACATAACTTTGTGGCTGATGTCATCCAGAATGGGGGAGCTTCGGCAGCATTATGGCAAAAAGGTGTTCCGAATCCTCCGGAGGATTTGCCGGTCATTATCGTTGAAGATACAACGACCGCCTTGCAGGAGTTGGCTAGAAACTACCGCAACTCGCTTGATATCAAGGTTGTCGGGATTACCGGCAGCAACGGAAAAACGACGACAAAAGATATGACAGCGAATCTGCTGGCGCAAAAATACAAAGTGCAAAAGACCGAAGGAAACTTCAATAACCACCTTGGCCTTCCGCTGACGCTCCTTCGTTTGCGAGAAGATACGGAAGTCGCAGTACTTGAGATGGGCATGAGCAGCAAGGGTGAGATTGAATTTTTAACGAAAATGGGCCGTCCGGATGCTGTCATCATCACCAACATTGGTGAATCCCATCTGCTTGACCTTGGTTCCAGGGAAGCGATTGCCGACGCAAAGCTGGAAATCATCGAAGGCCTCCAGGAAAACGGGCTCATCATCTTCCATGGGGACGAGCCGCTTCTTCAAGAAAGACTGCAGGATTACAAAGGAAATGGCGTCCTGAAAACATTCGGGGCCAGCCAGGATAATGACTTGTATCCGGTCAAAATCGAGCCAATGGAAAATGGAAATAAGTTTACCACCAATCTTGGTAATGAAACTTTCTATCTTCCGGTACTCGGAAACCATAATATCCTGAATGCGCTGGCAGCCATGCTTGCGGCAGAGTTCCTCGGCGTTCCTTTTGAAAAAATGAATGATGGCTTTGCGAGCTTAAAGCTGACGCATATGAGGATGGAGCTTTCCGAAGGCGCTCATGGAGAAAAAATCATCAATGATGCCTATAATGCAAGCCCAACATCCATGAAGGCAGCAATTGACCTTGTCGCCAATCTGTCAGGCTACAGCCGCAAAATCCTTGTGCTGGGTGACATGCTGGAGCTTGGGCCAATGGAGGAGGAATACCATTACAAAGTCGGTTCTTCTCTCGATGCTGAAAAAGTCGACTATGTTTTCACATACGGCAAGCTTAGCGAATCCATTGCCAGAGGAGCAAAAGAGGTCCTTGGTGAGGATAGGGCATTTGCTTTCCAAGATAAACAACAATTAAGCGACAAACTGAAAAAGTATGTAACCGGTGAAACGATCGTCCTCGTCAAAGCATCACGCGGAATGGCGCTCGAAGAAGTCGTCCAATCGCTGCAATAA
- a CDS encoding alpha/beta hydrolase, with translation MIGCLLIHGFTGSPFEVEPLAQSLKKRTDWKIVVPTLPGHGNELNLKGIKHNEWIGHAENELKALLKECDTVYVVGFSMGGLIASYLASTYPVDKLVLLSAAAYYVNPKQLAFDIKEMMRDTFKGKLRENELFKRYTRKIKETPMTATLQFRRLVTKIKPILNDVKVPTLIAQGESDGIVPPKSARYLYENIGAEEKRLIFYKNSKHLICHCDEKEHLFNEVYAFLTAKSIEGIRS, from the coding sequence ATGATAGGTTGTCTGTTAATCCATGGTTTTACCGGGTCTCCGTTTGAAGTGGAACCACTTGCCCAGTCGCTGAAAAAGAGGACCGATTGGAAAATAGTTGTTCCTACCCTGCCTGGCCATGGCAATGAGCTGAATTTGAAGGGAATCAAACATAATGAATGGATTGGCCATGCTGAAAACGAACTGAAGGCGTTATTGAAAGAGTGTGATACCGTCTATGTTGTTGGATTTTCGATGGGCGGGCTGATTGCCAGCTATCTTGCCTCGACTTATCCTGTTGATAAGCTTGTCCTGCTCAGCGCTGCTGCTTATTATGTGAACCCAAAACAGCTTGCATTCGATATTAAGGAAATGATGAGGGACACGTTTAAAGGAAAACTTAGAGAAAATGAATTATTCAAGCGTTATACACGAAAAATCAAAGAAACACCCATGACCGCTACCTTGCAGTTTCGCAGGCTTGTGACTAAAATCAAGCCTATTCTCAACGATGTAAAGGTGCCTACCTTGATCGCACAAGGCGAGAGCGACGGCATCGTGCCCCCGAAAAGCGCCCGTTATCTATATGAAAATATTGGCGCTGAAGAAAAACGGCTGATTTTTTATAAGAACTCCAAACATCTGATCTGTCACTGTGATGAAAAAGAACACTTATTTAATGAGGTATATGCTTTTTTGACCGCCAAGTCGATTGAAGGAATTAGAAGTTGA
- a CDS encoding DEAD/DEAH box helicase, with translation MTMFQDMGISPATLKAVKNMGFEEATPIQAETIPISLQNKDVIGQAQTGTGKTAAFGIPLVEKIKKENHNIQGIIIAPTRELAIQVSEELYKIGAGKRVGVLAIYGGQDINRQIRALKKGPHIIVGTPGRLLDHINRKTIRLDNVETVILDEADEMLNMGFIEDIESILAKIPSERQTLLFSATMPGPIRKIAERFMKDPEVVRVKAKEMTVPLIEQFYVEVQEKNKFDVLTRLLDIQSPELAIIFGRTKRRVDELAEALNLRGYTAEGIHGDLTQAKRMSVLRKFKEGSIDVLVATDVAARGLDISGVTHVYNFDIPQDPESYVHRIGRTGRAGKEGMAITFVTHRETSYLHVVEKTTKKRMEKMTAPTLDQALEGQQRAVVDKITQTIESNNLQYYRQAADELLKNHDAQTVVASVLKMLTKEPDTTPVKLTEEKPLPNRRDKKPQGDRRRYDNRGGDGRNKKPYKPRSGTKRTSGGSREGGGYKSRPSR, from the coding sequence TTGACAATGTTTCAAGACATGGGCATTAGCCCCGCAACATTAAAAGCTGTAAAGAATATGGGTTTTGAGGAAGCAACTCCAATTCAGGCAGAGACGATTCCAATCAGCCTTCAGAATAAAGACGTGATTGGCCAGGCGCAGACAGGTACTGGGAAGACTGCTGCTTTCGGTATTCCTCTAGTGGAAAAAATCAAGAAAGAAAACCATAATATCCAGGGAATCATCATCGCGCCAACTCGTGAATTGGCCATCCAGGTTTCCGAGGAATTATATAAAATCGGTGCTGGCAAGAGAGTAGGCGTTCTTGCAATCTACGGCGGCCAGGATATCAACCGCCAGATCCGCGCATTGAAAAAAGGGCCTCACATCATCGTCGGAACGCCAGGGCGACTTCTTGATCACATCAACAGAAAGACAATCCGTCTTGATAATGTTGAAACTGTGATCCTTGACGAAGCAGATGAAATGCTGAACATGGGCTTCATCGAAGATATCGAATCTATCCTTGCGAAGATCCCTAGCGAACGCCAGACATTATTGTTCTCGGCAACAATGCCAGGACCAATCCGCAAAATCGCTGAGCGCTTCATGAAGGACCCGGAAGTTGTTCGTGTCAAAGCGAAGGAAATGACAGTTCCTTTGATCGAGCAATTCTATGTTGAAGTACAGGAGAAGAACAAGTTCGATGTTCTTACACGACTTCTTGATATCCAATCTCCGGAATTGGCAATCATCTTCGGACGCACGAAGCGCCGTGTTGATGAGCTTGCTGAAGCATTGAACCTTCGCGGCTACACTGCTGAAGGAATCCACGGAGACCTGACCCAGGCGAAGCGTATGTCCGTTCTAAGAAAGTTCAAGGAAGGATCAATCGACGTATTAGTTGCGACAGACGTTGCAGCACGTGGACTTGATATTTCCGGAGTAACGCATGTTTACAACTTCGATATCCCTCAGGATCCTGAAAGCTATGTACACCGTATCGGTCGTACTGGCCGTGCAGGTAAAGAGGGTATGGCGATCACTTTCGTTACACACAGAGAGACTTCTTACCTTCATGTAGTCGAAAAGACAACTAAGAAGCGTATGGAAAAAATGACTGCACCTACCCTGGACCAAGCACTTGAAGGCCAACAAAGAGCAGTTGTTGACAAGATTACACAAACAATCGAGTCAAATAACCTTCAATACTACCGCCAGGCTGCAGATGAGCTATTGAAAAATCATGATGCTCAAACAGTCGTTGCTTCCGTATTGAAAATGCTGACTAAAGAGCCTGATACAACTCCTGTTAAGCTTACTGAGGAAAAACCTCTTCCAAACAGAAGAGACAAAAAGCCTCAAGGAGACCGCAGAAGATACGATAACAGAGGCGGCGATGGACGCAATAAAAAGCCTTATAAGCCACGCTCTGGAACAAAACGCACTAGCGGCGGCAGCAGAGAAGGCGGCGGCTACAAATCAAGACCTTCACGCTAA
- the uvsE gene encoding UV DNA damage repair endonuclease UvsE produces the protein MTIVRLGYVAMSEELKNASPSQTMTYKQFQGIKDRDAAINKLERIAVSNLENCLRLLRHSKANEIHFFRLSSRLIPLANHEELSDWKYMRALKEPLKDIADFLQENPMRVDFHPDHFVLLNTLKTETLNNSIKTLAMHHALLKGMEIDPEHRCVLHVGGVYENREKALEQFIHNWGLVSTRLQDMIMLENDDTSFTLHDTLYLCEKLGIPLVFDYHHHLAHYENINWQEQWGRIVGTWENSKLPVKMHISSPRSEKEFRAHAEYVDTDMFMDFLNGIKGSVPEIHCMIEAKKKDLALFKLAEELKLKPEVEAIDGSSFKIK, from the coding sequence ATGACGATTGTTAGGCTTGGATATGTAGCGATGAGTGAGGAGTTGAAGAATGCCTCTCCGTCACAGACGATGACATACAAGCAATTCCAGGGAATCAAGGACAGGGACGCAGCCATCAATAAGCTGGAGAGAATCGCGGTATCCAATCTTGAGAACTGCCTGCGCCTTCTCAGGCACAGCAAAGCGAACGAAATTCATTTTTTCCGGCTGAGCTCGAGGCTGATACCGCTCGCCAACCATGAGGAACTTTCCGATTGGAAGTATATGCGTGCGTTAAAGGAGCCATTAAAGGATATAGCAGACTTTTTACAGGAAAATCCGATGCGTGTTGATTTTCACCCAGATCATTTTGTACTGCTGAATACGCTGAAGACCGAAACCCTGAACAATTCAATCAAGACTCTTGCAATGCATCATGCCTTATTAAAGGGGATGGAAATCGATCCCGAACATCGATGTGTCCTCCATGTCGGAGGTGTCTATGAGAACCGGGAAAAAGCACTGGAGCAATTCATCCATAATTGGGGACTTGTTTCAACCAGGCTGCAAGACATGATCATGCTGGAAAATGATGATACATCGTTCACGCTGCATGATACGCTGTACCTTTGCGAAAAGCTTGGGATCCCGCTGGTCTTCGATTACCATCATCATCTAGCTCATTATGAAAACATAAACTGGCAGGAGCAGTGGGGTCGAATCGTCGGCACATGGGAGAACTCGAAGCTGCCGGTGAAAATGCATATTTCTAGTCCTCGTTCCGAAAAAGAGTTCCGGGCGCACGCCGAATATGTGGATACTGATATGTTCATGGATTTTCTTAACGGAATAAAAGGTTCAGTCCCAGAAATCCACTGCATGATTGAAGCGAAAAAGAAGGATTTAGCCCTGTTCAAGCTTGCTGAAGAACTAAAACTAAAGCCGGAAGTGGAGGCCATTGACGGCAGCAGCTTCAAGATAAAATAA
- a CDS encoding PH domain-containing protein: MTISEPQKRISEQALTVWKIAAGLHSLVVWILAGGLIAITIIFDLPKWIIAAAIAVAAVYSYLFIILLPTLRWKRWRYEVREQEIELQYGVFIIKRTLIPMIRVQHVDTQQGPLLRKYRLSTVTVSTAATIHEIPALDMEEAENLRTSISRLARVADEDV; the protein is encoded by the coding sequence ATGACGATTTCTGAGCCGCAAAAGCGGATTTCCGAGCAGGCGCTGACTGTCTGGAAAATTGCCGCTGGCCTCCATTCCCTGGTGGTATGGATATTAGCGGGCGGTTTGATCGCCATTACAATTATATTTGACTTACCTAAATGGATTATTGCTGCAGCTATAGCTGTGGCTGCTGTATATAGCTATTTATTCATCATTTTATTGCCAACGCTGCGCTGGAAACGCTGGCGCTATGAAGTAAGGGAGCAGGAGATTGAGCTTCAATATGGCGTATTCATCATAAAGAGGACGCTTATTCCGATGATCCGTGTCCAGCATGTTGATACACAGCAGGGCCCTTTATTGCGAAAATACCGTTTATCGACGGTGACGGTCTCGACTGCTGCGACCATCCATGAAATACCTGCGCTGGATATGGAAGAAGCCGAAAATTTGAGGACCTCCATCTCGAGGCTTGCAAGGGTGGCGGATGAAGATGTCTGA
- a CDS encoding PH domain-containing protein, whose amino-acid sequence MSDPKRLHPIAAVVNALRQLKEMIIPFLIFVVFGSRGTDWDLFYFFGSIGVVVLVLVYGVLSWYRFTYRIEQGELRIEYGLIVRKKRYIPFDRIQSLDLSEGILQRLFGLVKVKVETAGSGGMGLQDGEAVLTAITKQDAQEIHDYLVSIKKSGQILEGEEVPESSDDLLYKISVSELLMLASTSGGVGVVISAVLAFVFQFEEFIPYEQIFDGVEHFVQNGVVFISVVVFLGFLLAWIIALFGTMLKYANFTVRKVDNDLVITRGLLEKRQFTIPLNRIQAVRISENLVRQPLGYASAFVESAGGSALDQESSKVLILPIVKKRKIPGLLEPHLTEYHFRVNINPAPGRAYSRYLLKGWLFTLPVLIAAIWFLRPWGFGSLLLLPVSAVWSYLNYKDAGWSLDNGMLTFRYRNIVKNTVYMRKNKVQSFSMKESFFQRKKKLATVEAIVKSGHGGAGGKVIDLEKKHVDMMYNWYSHEVNE is encoded by the coding sequence ATGTCTGATCCGAAAAGGCTGCATCCGATTGCCGCTGTCGTCAATGCGCTTCGCCAGCTAAAGGAAATGATCATCCCGTTCTTGATCTTCGTCGTTTTTGGCAGCAGGGGAACGGACTGGGACCTTTTTTATTTTTTTGGTTCAATTGGGGTTGTCGTGCTTGTTTTAGTTTACGGAGTTTTGTCATGGTACAGATTTACATATCGCATCGAGCAAGGCGAATTGCGAATCGAATACGGGTTGATTGTCAGGAAGAAGCGATACATACCGTTCGACCGGATTCAAAGCCTTGATTTGTCAGAAGGAATTTTACAGCGGCTGTTCGGCCTTGTGAAGGTGAAGGTGGAGACAGCCGGCTCAGGCGGAATGGGACTCCAGGATGGAGAGGCGGTCCTTACGGCGATCACAAAGCAGGATGCACAGGAAATCCACGATTATCTCGTTTCTATCAAAAAATCCGGGCAAATCCTGGAGGGGGAAGAGGTACCCGAATCCTCCGATGATCTGCTATATAAAATCTCTGTTTCAGAGCTATTGATGCTGGCATCAACATCAGGCGGGGTCGGTGTAGTCATTTCCGCGGTGCTTGCGTTCGTATTCCAATTTGAAGAGTTCATTCCGTATGAACAGATTTTTGATGGAGTCGAGCACTTTGTCCAGAACGGGGTTGTTTTTATCAGTGTCGTAGTTTTTCTCGGGTTCCTGCTGGCGTGGATCATTGCGCTATTTGGCACGATGCTGAAATACGCTAATTTTACCGTAAGAAAAGTGGATAATGACCTTGTCATCACACGAGGGTTGCTGGAAAAACGGCAGTTCACGATTCCGCTTAATCGGATCCAGGCCGTCCGCATCAGCGAAAACCTCGTCAGGCAGCCGCTGGGCTATGCTTCGGCATTTGTGGAAAGTGCGGGCGGGTCGGCGCTTGACCAGGAAAGCTCGAAGGTCCTCATCCTTCCAATCGTAAAAAAAAGAAAAATCCCCGGCCTGCTTGAACCGCATTTGACGGAGTACCACTTCCGTGTCAATATCAATCCTGCACCAGGGCGGGCCTACAGCAGATACTTATTAAAAGGCTGGCTGTTTACACTGCCGGTCCTCATCGCAGCCATCTGGTTTTTGAGACCATGGGGCTTTGGCTCGCTGCTCTTGCTTCCAGTCTCGGCGGTATGGTCCTATCTTAATTATAAGGATGCAGGCTGGAGCCTTGACAATGGGATGCTGACATTCCGATATCGCAATATTGTTAAGAACACGGTGTATATGAGGAAAAATAAAGTCCAGTCCTTCAGCATGAAAGAAAGCTTTTTTCAGCGGAAAAAGAAACTGGCTACCGTCGAAGCAATTGTCAAATCCGGGCATGGCGGCGCTGGCGGCAAAGTCATTGACCTTGAAAAAAAGCATGTTGACATGATGTATAACTGGTACTCACATGAAGTTAATGAGTAA
- a CDS encoding rhomboid family intramembrane serine protease: protein MFTRTESLRDFIRFYPVITIIIAIHIILYLLTALPIFPSKYLFGLLAGVNLYVVNGEYWRLVTPIFMHAGFAHMLFNSFSLVLFGPALEQLLGKTKFILLYLATGIAANIATLILEPLTYTHVGSSGAIFGLFGFYISITMFRKAMMSRENSQTIMTIAIIAVVMTFVQSNINITAHIFGMLAGFLTGAAIYKR from the coding sequence ATGTTTACAAGAACAGAAAGCTTGCGCGACTTCATTAGATTTTACCCTGTTATTACCATCATCATTGCCATCCATATCATATTATATCTGTTGACGGCATTGCCAATCTTCCCGAGCAAATACCTGTTTGGACTTCTGGCCGGTGTGAACTTGTACGTTGTGAACGGCGAATACTGGCGGCTTGTCACACCGATCTTCATGCATGCAGGGTTTGCGCATATGCTGTTCAACAGCTTTTCGCTCGTGTTGTTCGGCCCGGCACTCGAGCAGCTGCTTGGCAAAACAAAATTCATCCTGCTCTATCTCGCTACAGGCATCGCCGCAAACATCGCTACCCTGATTCTCGAGCCGCTGACCTACACACATGTTGGTTCTAGCGGAGCCATCTTCGGACTTTTCGGTTTCTATATTTCTATCACAATGTTCCGAAAAGCCATGATGTCACGTGAAAACTCCCAGACAATCATGACGATTGCCATCATTGCCGTGGTCATGACATTCGTCCAATCGAACATCAATATTACGGCACATATTTTTGGTATGCTTGCAGGTTTTCTAACCGGAGCCGCCATTTATAAAAGGTAA
- the acpS gene encoding holo-ACP synthase: MIIGTGIDIVEIGRIRKLAESQPRFAERVLTEKEREVYKQYNERRGIEFLAGRWAAKEAFSKAKGTGIGKELSFMDIEIEHDPHGRPIVTKPYMEGVHLSISHSEHYAIAQVVIEKI, from the coding sequence ATGATCATCGGAACAGGAATCGATATCGTGGAAATCGGAAGAATCCGCAAACTGGCAGAGTCGCAGCCGCGCTTTGCCGAGAGGGTTTTAACGGAAAAAGAAAGAGAAGTTTATAAACAATATAATGAACGGAGAGGAATTGAATTCCTTGCCGGACGCTGGGCAGCGAAGGAAGCTTTTTCAAAAGCGAAAGGGACTGGCATCGGCAAAGAATTGTCCTTCATGGATATCGAAATCGAGCACGACCCACACGGAAGGCCAATCGTCACAAAGCCTTATATGGAGGGGGTACACCTTTCTATTTCTCACAGTGAGCATTATGCTATCGCACAGGTGGTCATCGAAAAAATTTAA
- a CDS encoding LolA family protein, which yields MKKRLLLLLAGLMVIFALAACGTKSQESVVKELDGTLEDLKSYKAKAKMTLQMGTEPQVYDVEIWHKDPSFYRVNLKNAQKDQSQMILRNDEGVFVLTPALNKSFKFQSDWPKNSSQAYLYESLITDILEDKQAKFSATKEHYVFETKTRYQNNKMLPIQEIKLNKKSLAPVSVKVMDPDRNALVTVEFSDVKFDASFDKDAFDMKKNMTGAQLEVPVMADVEDKEFTVKYPVAEIPGVTLIDEKEITTEDGKRVVLTYDGEKSFTLIQEKADAMPAMSSAINMTGKPVDLGFTIGAMNETSVSWTHLGVDYMLASTDLSPEELEMVAKSVLADMEK from the coding sequence ATGAAGAAAAGGTTATTGCTGCTTCTCGCCGGGCTCATGGTTATTTTTGCTCTGGCTGCCTGCGGTACAAAATCACAGGAATCTGTGGTTAAGGAGTTGGATGGAACGCTCGAAGATCTGAAGAGTTACAAGGCTAAGGCAAAGATGACATTACAAATGGGCACGGAGCCGCAAGTGTATGATGTGGAGATTTGGCATAAAGATCCGTCATTTTACCGCGTGAACCTGAAGAATGCCCAGAAGGACCAAAGCCAGATGATCCTCAGGAATGATGAAGGAGTTTTTGTTCTTACGCCTGCCCTTAACAAAAGCTTCAAATTCCAGAGCGACTGGCCGAAGAACAGCAGCCAGGCTTATCTGTACGAATCTTTAATCACTGATATTCTCGAGGATAAGCAAGCGAAATTCTCGGCGACCAAGGAGCATTATGTGTTCGAAACGAAAACAAGGTACCAGAACAATAAGATGCTTCCAATCCAGGAAATCAAGCTGAACAAAAAGAGCCTGGCGCCGGTTAGTGTGAAGGTGATGGATCCAGACCGCAATGCGCTGGTGACGGTTGAATTCTCTGACGTGAAATTCGACGCAAGTTTTGATAAAGATGCGTTTGATATGAAAAAGAACATGACAGGTGCTCAGCTTGAGGTACCGGTTATGGCAGATGTAGAAGACAAGGAATTCACAGTGAAATACCCAGTGGCTGAAATCCCAGGCGTGACTTTGATTGATGAAAAGGAAATCACGACTGAGGATGGAAAGCGCGTCGTATTGACCTATGATGGCGAAAAGTCCTTCACGCTGATCCAGGAAAAAGCAGACGCGATGCCTGCAATGTCCTCTGCGATCAACATGACTGGAAAACCTGTCGACCTAGGATTCACGATTGGAGCCATGAATGAAACCTCTGTATCCTGGACCCACCTTGGAGTCGATTATATGCTGGCTTCAACAGATCTATCACCAGAAGAACTGGAAATGGTCGCAAAATCAGTTCTGGCCGATATGGAAAAATAA